A stretch of the Vibrio aquimaris genome encodes the following:
- a CDS encoding M91 family zinc metallopeptidase, with amino-acid sequence MPSVDNNSQLSSVMNSAVTQDAPEQTFGAGSLTRASNDSNATLKSTNAEAIATTPEDLAAAGKRAMSKTKPETTATNQSEVGKEYRAKRFNVQTPSIDKSQVDTLVGMVEKLKELKGNNALSTHESPKFYALVSKLETLSETIATHNNNGNFKEWIQADIPKKKDGAVSKVLKRAVGVSTQTKEGEVGSRQKAQSLTRRLDATLQGLLGVSRALMSITEHPSTEVIKQIVDQGMDEVEDDPQSAAYKRLREERVAATQDKLAQECAEALNSAEHEITKTKQRHSQRQHFFHEGAESFFKQASQVFKDALPHLSNRQPVSHKQRFHLMELRLQHEVEKLKENASEQPSTKLLATAAEKLLKSRISQSIVWDGKVDESKAFINSQLKGYLAGTLSTLCSVAEQLNSFAEYPDDAALTRKAEAQIRRNIPEFSSGEKETPGGQTWQTELDNKVSTLKSANQWKLDQTQKAVSRQIEVLAHIKAPNSKEFYSEILGSLVQIKNQLPKESERSVASKVKDTWVSTKEDASKGISQLEQKFPATLNAAQAKLTSMIGASQKNRQTLQEKVLDSAVRTVLESLQRPAIKLQEPSQSLHTLVKELKGIEGELKYHEAHTSRHGSETNKQADDLIKQESPKALKLAALSQLLDKRTQSARDAITRQLPNDLPSAFNRDNLESRQAELTQIMQDKLWTQVSTAIHSLLKQEGVEEKHHERIKKQLDDAYKTSFKTVAEELVKSMIDLQKSVQAAEKRSFSDADHLSSLSSARTQKMTASLANQSATIKGRPTLDNKSVGAFLARHWAEQIQSELKLSPEDPLPEEDKVHTLLEEQGILDESILSRGDPKGFLMASRVVQELDNARRGELVHPMSPQESAEMEKGLIDFMVSWGQKRLSRGAPELIIEAVTDLPTACTFNIFSPLYRVPIAAIKVPYSVHKTSSLNRPEQDKPYKAINVMLEKKLKQLGFQIITSPLPTVAKVGLGGSLAVGGMAYNAKVKEQESSLDSIHGRHVNGDKSKQLKIDSYASMAGRLVSGAPGLVSEEISDAIKARLAGNLNGTQERGVTAIDADDEVAKLERYPGEVKTWQYEGAEGLSITIEGTEEYYHHVSSVLDELEADTEMGEKLQQALEGKPFSIHFPKEVEHDGISVHPASIDLDNNIIYFDPLNTLSHDSESAGGDQPMLTLAHELIHRLDKDNLRRDDDTQPFTAEEKRLLETMAVGATYKTPDGQEVDFSDPEVKKKYLKEGAPIFTVNQLRDELGIEERLEYTEGDNSAEGRLHFQHPDNSNLRTEVSLFRSWKTLEKQIEETERRKEDNPNWRFVKEGKLKRKLKRLNAQLNVVNNQMARFQSEAPNIERLAFAKLWLAEAKAGSFEKNMAEQYLASVESDIDSGRGVQSEQVYVYGTQVLALDDFKRETMAGLEDAYTSGDRVKVYTFVLSKLASVKEKLANGEIKTLEQVQTLLAQKQLLEQAEEKLLNEAYMSNLPEVRHLFGVENDNAVAPESGAVDDASERLTTLTERYQELGREVEEYSGITESQFSRNPDDPRYVEARDRLEGIVLDLSDDYWAITGKRPELPDHGEGYAGLQSLIDTADDLMTKLRTIERLSVQLTEEVDGDISAFFQDKRSNLSIVNYRDVFVNLRENYNNEIRALEQSEETIINGVPKETLIQRVNAKLLLVDQREREYIDKFRPRFSEQGVSSEREIKQEGEFQHAFACLEKAKSNGFFIVDGRPIPTSDLASMTIFVSSPKYNVDPTPITLLEYLTSQDDYSDFYLIFPREVSDAEKVYLEEMRGDIARTAEKLNKDPIDYRFLAFDSKVKNLDVYLQQVLDDINQKHGTNLTLDDKVRYSCRLSSSTNTVAPSGGTFADTGTVRELLLGELEKKLAMQNKFGVTVTGEEYRFVDTRKGDQNVIDDLVAVDMQNDYINELKQVFDTSDAAKGNPDSLISNLNGHVGNILWDLGFDHSQDKVYELVTPTVSNDLGSFSMGPLEVIYGGEKANGLMLVELKSQTEGEKTPVVLVSHFTGEQLHFESMESCRAALSNDELEEWLQAHLPNPNSLRHGIELTEVNPSHVAENMLSVMQDRLVDIADREATSDGERRGLVALEMIKPLLILASVPLALANPAIAVPLGIVMGSGPAFAQAAIADSPEEKEGYIIEGLIGVGAEVGGQVAGQALKGILGKGAKAYRAFANNLDDAPTTSGSFRPNGGRAGGLDDITPPRQVGSGPLRQQDVVLEPATKLPQASKQSNEVVASTVESTRVKVANDPKFSELSVNPRGKCEAAAVHYRNLFAKDPNYSNVHIGELGIWPNAQGIGTNHYVVFATRDGVEMAIDVTRDQIRFLPDGPKVMTSDEWFRTYQTALQDRPRTLVKFAKVKTGTGTSEFSDSKARGAFDYVEDASVLSRPSWFNETNAAQVRVPNQAQGNQGTDFREASFSGRVQGNGEGHGLQAGNSQPIRQGGSSDHSSSVQPRRQNMEGQGFRGNTRRLEDWGGNGGQEASHAGRTGPRYRPIQRTTVRDVFDSRRTNPASVGQPRSHEPRLSDTLYRRTGDDLASVRDARLGGSSTTTQPGVWQFGIVLARAAGL; translated from the coding sequence ATGCCTAGTGTAGATAATAATTCTCAACTTTCATCAGTGATGAACAGTGCTGTCACTCAAGATGCTCCCGAGCAAACTTTTGGTGCAGGTTCATTGACTCGGGCATCTAATGACAGTAACGCAACGCTGAAATCAACTAATGCAGAGGCAATAGCTACCACTCCTGAAGATCTTGCTGCCGCTGGAAAGAGGGCAATGAGTAAAACGAAGCCGGAGACCACCGCCACTAATCAAAGTGAAGTCGGGAAAGAATATCGAGCGAAACGCTTTAATGTTCAAACCCCTAGCATTGATAAGAGTCAGGTAGACACGCTTGTTGGCATGGTAGAAAAGCTTAAAGAATTAAAGGGTAATAATGCTCTTAGTACTCATGAGTCCCCGAAATTTTATGCGCTTGTGAGTAAACTCGAAACATTGTCAGAAACGATAGCAACGCACAATAACAACGGTAATTTTAAAGAATGGATTCAGGCTGATATCCCTAAGAAAAAAGACGGAGCCGTATCGAAGGTCCTGAAAAGGGCTGTGGGGGTTTCAACCCAAACGAAGGAAGGGGAAGTCGGCAGTAGACAAAAAGCCCAGTCTTTGACTAGACGATTGGACGCGACCTTACAAGGGTTATTGGGAGTTAGTCGTGCACTCATGAGCATCACCGAGCATCCTAGCACCGAAGTCATCAAGCAGATAGTGGACCAAGGAATGGATGAGGTAGAAGACGATCCTCAAAGTGCGGCATACAAAAGACTTAGAGAGGAAAGAGTTGCGGCAACCCAAGACAAGCTCGCTCAGGAGTGTGCAGAGGCTTTGAACAGCGCAGAGCATGAAATCACTAAGACCAAGCAGCGACATTCACAGCGCCAACATTTTTTTCACGAGGGTGCGGAATCATTTTTTAAGCAAGCGTCTCAAGTATTTAAAGACGCCTTGCCCCACTTGTCTAATAGGCAGCCTGTGTCCCATAAGCAGCGCTTTCATCTTATGGAATTAAGGTTGCAACATGAAGTTGAAAAACTGAAAGAGAATGCGAGCGAGCAGCCAAGTACGAAACTGCTTGCTACCGCCGCAGAAAAGCTACTGAAGTCAAGAATATCACAATCTATTGTATGGGATGGTAAGGTTGATGAAAGCAAGGCATTCATAAATAGTCAGCTAAAGGGCTATCTGGCAGGAACTTTAAGCACCTTGTGCAGTGTGGCTGAGCAGCTGAATAGCTTTGCTGAATATCCAGATGATGCTGCCTTAACCCGTAAGGCTGAAGCACAAATACGTCGGAATATACCAGAGTTCAGCTCTGGTGAAAAAGAGACTCCAGGAGGACAGACATGGCAAACAGAGCTTGATAATAAGGTGTCTACCCTCAAGAGTGCCAATCAGTGGAAATTGGACCAAACGCAGAAAGCAGTCTCCAGACAGATTGAGGTATTAGCGCACATAAAAGCCCCCAATTCTAAAGAATTTTACAGCGAAATACTTGGCTCTCTTGTACAGATAAAAAATCAGTTACCAAAGGAAAGTGAGCGCTCTGTGGCTTCAAAGGTGAAGGATACTTGGGTAAGTACCAAAGAGGATGCGTCTAAAGGAATTAGCCAGTTAGAACAAAAATTCCCTGCGACTCTGAATGCTGCCCAAGCGAAACTGACTTCAATGATTGGTGCATCCCAAAAAAACCGTCAAACCCTTCAAGAGAAGGTTCTCGATTCTGCGGTAAGGACAGTGCTGGAGTCCCTGCAAAGGCCTGCAATAAAGTTGCAAGAGCCCAGCCAGTCTTTACATACGTTGGTGAAAGAACTGAAAGGGATTGAAGGGGAGCTAAAATACCATGAAGCGCACACATCACGTCACGGCAGTGAGACAAATAAACAAGCGGATGATTTGATAAAGCAGGAGTCCCCTAAAGCACTTAAGTTAGCAGCGCTCAGTCAACTTCTTGATAAACGTACCCAAAGCGCTCGTGACGCGATCACCCGCCAGCTTCCAAATGACCTGCCGAGTGCATTTAACCGAGATAACCTTGAAAGCCGTCAAGCTGAGTTAACTCAAATTATGCAGGATAAGCTATGGACCCAAGTTTCTACTGCGATCCATTCGTTACTAAAGCAAGAGGGTGTTGAAGAAAAACACCATGAAAGAATTAAAAAGCAGCTGGATGACGCTTACAAGACGAGCTTTAAAACGGTTGCTGAAGAGTTGGTTAAGTCAATGATTGACTTGCAGAAGTCAGTTCAAGCGGCGGAAAAAAGGTCTTTTTCAGATGCGGATCACTTGTCAAGTTTATCCTCTGCTAGGACACAAAAAATGACAGCGTCACTTGCTAATCAATCAGCCACTATCAAAGGTAGGCCAACACTGGATAATAAATCAGTGGGCGCTTTTCTCGCGAGACACTGGGCAGAGCAGATTCAAAGCGAGTTGAAGCTCTCCCCCGAAGACCCTTTACCTGAGGAAGACAAAGTTCACACCTTGCTTGAAGAACAAGGCATACTGGATGAGTCCATTTTGTCACGCGGAGACCCTAAAGGTTTTTTGATGGCCAGTCGGGTTGTGCAAGAGTTGGACAATGCGAGACGTGGAGAGTTAGTTCACCCTATGAGTCCGCAGGAGTCTGCGGAGATGGAGAAAGGGCTGATTGATTTTATGGTCAGTTGGGGTCAAAAGCGTTTAAGCCGCGGTGCGCCAGAGCTGATAATTGAAGCGGTAACGGATTTGCCCACCGCCTGCACTTTTAATATCTTCAGCCCGCTTTATCGAGTTCCAATTGCTGCCATCAAAGTGCCTTATAGTGTCCATAAAACGAGTTCGTTAAATAGACCAGAGCAGGACAAGCCCTATAAAGCCATTAATGTCATGTTAGAGAAGAAACTCAAACAACTGGGCTTTCAAATTATTACCTCCCCTTTACCGACGGTAGCTAAGGTGGGGCTAGGAGGGTCGCTTGCCGTAGGTGGTATGGCCTATAACGCTAAGGTCAAAGAGCAAGAAAGCTCGCTGGATTCTATTCATGGAAGGCATGTGAATGGAGATAAAAGTAAGCAATTAAAGATCGATTCATACGCTAGTATGGCGGGGCGCTTGGTTTCTGGTGCTCCAGGGTTGGTGTCTGAGGAGATTTCAGATGCCATCAAAGCACGATTGGCAGGCAATCTGAATGGGACTCAAGAACGTGGTGTTACTGCGATTGATGCCGATGACGAGGTTGCCAAACTAGAAAGATATCCCGGAGAGGTAAAGACTTGGCAATATGAAGGTGCAGAAGGTCTTAGCATTACCATCGAGGGCACGGAAGAATACTACCACCATGTTTCAAGTGTGCTTGATGAGTTGGAGGCTGACACAGAAATGGGTGAGAAGCTCCAGCAGGCATTGGAAGGAAAACCATTTTCCATACATTTCCCAAAAGAAGTGGAACACGATGGGATCAGTGTTCACCCTGCCAGCATAGACCTAGATAACAACATCATCTACTTTGATCCTTTAAATACACTGTCGCACGATTCAGAGAGCGCAGGAGGCGATCAGCCTATGCTGACACTTGCTCATGAATTGATACATCGCCTAGATAAAGACAATTTGCGTAGAGATGATGATACACAGCCGTTTACTGCGGAAGAGAAAAGGCTCTTAGAGACTATGGCAGTAGGTGCAACATATAAAACCCCGGATGGCCAAGAAGTCGATTTCAGTGACCCGGAAGTAAAGAAAAAGTACCTGAAAGAAGGGGCGCCGATCTTTACTGTAAATCAGCTAAGGGATGAACTCGGCATAGAAGAGCGCTTGGAGTACACCGAAGGTGATAATTCGGCTGAAGGAAGGCTTCACTTCCAGCACCCAGACAACTCAAACCTGAGAACGGAAGTTAGCTTGTTTAGGAGTTGGAAGACCCTTGAAAAACAGATCGAAGAGACGGAAAGGAGAAAAGAGGACAACCCTAACTGGAGATTTGTTAAGGAGGGGAAATTAAAGCGCAAGTTAAAGAGACTTAATGCCCAGCTTAATGTGGTCAATAACCAAATGGCCCGATTTCAAAGTGAAGCCCCAAACATTGAAAGGCTAGCCTTTGCAAAACTGTGGTTAGCTGAAGCCAAGGCAGGTTCGTTTGAAAAAAATATGGCAGAACAATATTTGGCGAGCGTAGAAAGTGATATTGACAGTGGTCGGGGTGTGCAGTCCGAACAAGTCTATGTCTACGGTACTCAAGTGCTTGCTCTTGATGATTTTAAAAGAGAAACCATGGCAGGGTTAGAAGATGCATACACTTCAGGTGATCGTGTTAAAGTTTATACATTTGTTTTATCAAAATTAGCGTCAGTGAAAGAAAAACTTGCCAATGGAGAGATAAAAACGCTAGAGCAAGTTCAAACTTTACTAGCGCAAAAGCAGTTATTAGAACAAGCAGAAGAGAAATTACTTAATGAAGCTTATATGTCAAACTTGCCTGAAGTCCGCCATCTTTTTGGGGTTGAAAACGATAATGCAGTAGCCCCAGAAAGTGGCGCTGTCGACGACGCCTCAGAAAGGTTAACAACCTTAACTGAACGTTATCAAGAATTAGGACGAGAGGTTGAAGAGTATTCTGGTATCACTGAAAGCCAGTTTAGTCGTAACCCTGATGATCCCAGATATGTGGAAGCTCGGGATAGGCTGGAAGGTATCGTTTTAGATTTATCTGATGATTACTGGGCCATTACTGGAAAAAGGCCAGAATTGCCAGACCACGGTGAAGGTTACGCAGGCTTGCAAAGCCTTATTGATACCGCCGATGATCTAATGACCAAACTTAGGACCATAGAAAGGCTGTCAGTTCAGTTAACAGAAGAAGTTGACGGGGATATTAGCGCATTTTTCCAGGATAAAAGAAGCAACTTGAGTATAGTTAATTATAGGGATGTCTTTGTAAATCTCAGGGAAAACTATAACAACGAAATAAGGGCTCTTGAACAGTCTGAAGAAACCATTATTAATGGAGTCCCCAAAGAAACGTTGATACAAAGGGTGAATGCGAAGCTGTTGTTAGTTGACCAAAGAGAGCGTGAATATATTGATAAATTTCGACCTCGTTTTTCTGAACAAGGGGTCAGCTCTGAAAGGGAAATCAAACAGGAAGGGGAATTTCAACACGCTTTTGCTTGCCTTGAAAAGGCCAAGTCAAACGGCTTTTTTATAGTAGACGGGAGGCCGATACCAACTTCTGATCTTGCATCCATGACCATATTTGTATCTTCTCCAAAGTATAATGTAGATCCCACTCCGATCACTCTTCTTGAATATTTAACATCCCAAGATGACTACAGCGACTTTTATTTAATTTTTCCAAGGGAGGTTAGTGACGCCGAAAAGGTATATTTAGAGGAAATGAGAGGAGATATTGCTAGAACGGCTGAAAAATTAAATAAAGATCCTATAGATTATAGATTCCTTGCGTTTGATTCTAAGGTTAAAAATCTAGATGTATATCTACAGCAAGTATTAGATGACATAAACCAAAAGCATGGAACAAACCTGACACTGGATGATAAGGTGCGTTATTCCTGTCGTCTCAGTTCAAGTACAAATACCGTGGCTCCTAGTGGAGGAACATTTGCTGACACAGGGACAGTTAGGGAGTTACTGCTGGGAGAGCTAGAGAAGAAGCTAGCAATGCAGAACAAATTTGGTGTTACGGTTACCGGTGAAGAGTATAGATTTGTTGATACAAGAAAAGGTGACCAGAATGTAATCGATGATCTAGTAGCAGTAGATATGCAAAATGATTATATTAACGAGCTTAAACAAGTCTTTGATACCAGTGATGCTGCCAAAGGTAACCCAGACAGCTTGATATCCAATCTTAATGGTCATGTAGGTAATATTCTGTGGGATTTGGGTTTTGATCATTCACAAGACAAAGTGTATGAGTTAGTAACACCTACTGTATCTAATGACCTTGGCTCATTCTCGATGGGGCCACTGGAGGTAATATATGGCGGTGAAAAAGCAAATGGTTTAATGCTGGTTGAACTTAAATCTCAAACTGAGGGGGAGAAAACGCCTGTTGTATTAGTATCCCATTTTACAGGAGAGCAGCTTCATTTTGAATCGATGGAGTCCTGTAGAGCTGCGCTAAGCAATGATGAGTTGGAAGAATGGCTCCAGGCCCATCTTCCAAACCCAAACTCTCTTAGGCATGGTATAGAGTTAACAGAAGTGAATCCTTCTCATGTTGCGGAAAACATGCTAAGTGTCATGCAAGATAGGCTAGTCGATATCGCAGATCGGGAGGCGACTAGTGATGGCGAAAGAAGGGGTTTGGTGGCTTTAGAAATGATTAAACCCTTGTTAATACTAGCCAGTGTCCCCCTAGCACTAGCCAACCCAGCTATTGCCGTTCCATTAGGCATTGTTATGGGATCTGGCCCAGCTTTTGCGCAAGCGGCCATAGCAGATTCTCCAGAGGAAAAAGAAGGCTACATTATTGAAGGCTTAATTGGTGTAGGAGCTGAGGTTGGTGGTCAGGTTGCTGGTCAGGCGTTAAAAGGTATTCTTGGGAAAGGAGCTAAAGCTTATCGTGCGTTTGCTAACAACTTAGATGACGCCCCCACAACAAGTGGATCTTTTAGGCCTAATGGAGGCCGTGCGGGTGGTTTGGATGATATAACCCCACCTAGGCAAGTTGGTAGTGGGCCACTTAGACAGCAAGATGTTGTTCTTGAACCAGCAACCAAGCTTCCTCAAGCTAGCAAGCAGAGTAATGAAGTCGTTGCGAGTACTGTTGAGAGTACAAGAGTAAAAGTAGCTAATGATCCCAAATTCAGTGAATTATCTGTTAATCCTAGGGGGAAATGTGAAGCAGCGGCTGTTCACTATCGCAACCTTTTTGCAAAAGACCCCAACTATAGCAATGTCCATATTGGGGAACTTGGCATATGGCCGAATGCGCAAGGAATAGGAACTAATCACTATGTAGTATTTGCTACCAGAGATGGTGTGGAAATGGCCATTGATGTTACCAGAGATCAGATTAGGTTTCTTCCCGACGGCCCGAAGGTGATGACATCAGACGAATGGTTTCGGACATACCAAACTGCTCTCCAAGATAGGCCAAGAACTCTAGTTAAATTTGCTAAAGTTAAGACGGGTACTGGTACATCAGAATTTAGTGACAGCAAGGCAAGAGGGGCATTTGACTATGTGGAGGACGCGTCTGTGCTTTCTAGACCTTCTTGGTTCAATGAAACCAATGCAGCCCAAGTGAGAGTACCTAATCAAGCTCAGGGTAATCAGGGAACTGATTTCAGAGAAGCCTCGTTCTCTGGACGGGTTCAGGGAAATGGTGAAGGGCATGGCTTGCAAGCTGGAAACTCCCAACCAATACGTCAGGGAGGCTCATCGGATCATTCTTCGAGTGTGCAACCTAGAAGGCAAAATATGGAAGGGCAAGGGTTTAGAGGCAACACAAGGCGGCTAGAAGATTGGGGGGGAAATGGTGGTCAAGAAGCTTCTCATGCGGGTCGGACCGGCCCTCGTTATAGGCCAATACAAAGGACAACTGTCAGGGATGTGTTTGATTCTAGAAGGACAAATCCTGCCTCTGTTGGCCAGCCTAGAAGCCATGAGCCTAGGCTTTCTGATACACTTTACCGGCGTACGGGAGATGATTTAGCTTCTGTTAGGGACGCAAGGCTTGGAGGGAGTTCAACGACGACCCAACCTGGGGTTTGGCAATTTGGCATCGTTTTAGCCCGTGCTGCGGGTTTGTAG
- a CDS encoding TyeA family type III secretion system gatekeeper subunit translates to MSGNVMNTALNSGVMAQGIPENGVLSKVKASPQSSLASSLEELGSAISERRNRSKDETKANQRSDRDQLKFIEEIQEYLQQVPDLEKQKKLLSFVSANLGKSKTADEFLLCLESFSDEEGLQYLAGKVLAESSDPNDKRHFNEALDTFFQQHQKSISITLNTSAAFAEQLPIEDIAQARSEYRTLTEYQTHSKAWQDLQVMAKEYGSIEKAIEIHQTALSADYHSLKPSDDKSVLGQVMSNLGQLKQLTTVFKLVENVAKLIEKLCFVPINSSALMDHLLTFADSQHVGQSRFDNSMKDMGITLPNAKVVAAQQMRRIAMALPEGMYPTLEHRVRVTTSLQDCVDQAINKEEEWLDAQ, encoded by the coding sequence ATGTCAGGTAACGTAATGAATACGGCGTTGAATTCAGGGGTAATGGCTCAAGGGATACCAGAAAATGGTGTTCTTTCCAAAGTAAAGGCATCTCCTCAAAGTTCCTTGGCCAGTTCTCTAGAAGAATTGGGGTCCGCAATCTCTGAGCGACGAAATCGCAGTAAAGATGAGACTAAAGCGAATCAAAGGTCAGACAGAGACCAACTGAAATTCATCGAAGAAATCCAAGAATATCTTCAGCAGGTTCCAGATCTAGAAAAGCAAAAAAAATTGCTCTCTTTTGTATCAGCTAATCTTGGTAAATCCAAAACTGCAGATGAGTTCTTATTATGTTTGGAAAGTTTCAGTGATGAAGAAGGACTTCAATACCTTGCTGGCAAAGTATTAGCTGAATCTAGTGATCCAAACGATAAAAGACATTTCAATGAGGCACTAGATACATTTTTTCAGCAGCATCAAAAATCGATCTCAATTACGCTTAACACTAGCGCTGCTTTTGCAGAGCAACTTCCGATAGAAGACATCGCGCAAGCAAGATCAGAATACCGAACTCTTACTGAGTATCAAACGCATAGTAAGGCATGGCAAGACTTACAGGTCATGGCGAAAGAGTATGGTTCGATAGAGAAAGCAATAGAAATTCATCAAACAGCACTATCTGCTGATTATCATTCACTAAAACCAAGTGATGATAAGTCTGTGCTTGGTCAAGTCATGTCAAACCTCGGTCAGTTGAAGCAGCTTACAACGGTTTTTAAACTGGTTGAAAATGTTGCCAAACTCATTGAGAAGCTCTGCTTTGTTCCAATTAATAGCTCGGCTTTAATGGACCATCTCCTGACATTTGCTGATAGCCAACATGTGGGTCAGAGTCGGTTTGACAATAGCATGAAAGATATGGGGATAACTTTGCCCAATGCAAAGGTTGTTGCAGCTCAGCAGATGAGAAGAATTGCAATGGCATTACCGGAGGGAATGTATCCCACACTTGAGCATCGTGTAAGGGTAACGACGAGCTTACAAGACTGCGTAGATCAGGCGATTAATAAAGAGGAGGAATGGCTGGATGCACAGTAG
- the sctV gene encoding type III secretion system export apparatus subunit SctV, whose amino-acid sequence MLLIAVVFMMILPMPTGLVDVLIATNLTIAVILLMMAIYIHTPLEFTVFPSLLLLTTLFRLSLSITTTRLILLQADAGQIVYTFGEFVVGGNLVVGAVIFLIITIVQFLVITKGAERVAEVSARFSLDAMPGKQMSIDGDMRAGTIDMEEAQERRNKIEKESQLYGAMDGAMKFVKGDAIAGLIIIVVNLLGGIAIGMSQHGLSAGDALSIYALLTIGDGLISQIPALFIAITSGMIVTRVSSEKSADLGKDISTQIKKQPNALLIGGVILLLFALLPGFPTITFLGLSALLFFASYWLSRSAKNTSSNDDIEEAVTEGEGPGTTKQEGFSLTQPLSLSIKELPEKGITIERLVPALTELRQKLTTELGVPFPTIHLYSQPTKENSESLNAHYQLFVHEVPVLSGYIVQNDTLITSDEQQLKMLDMSFEKSTFLSKSLFWAKNQTGEAIEAMGLDVVDELDALVADLHSLLSKHAQEFIGVQETKQLLEHIESDYEELVKEVQRQLPVFKLTEILQRLVSEQVPIRNLRTILEAVVEWSQKEKCTIQLAEYVRISLNRFISHKYSNDSNMLMAYMLTQDAEEAIRSAIRQTSSGSYLAMDPGQSESLLENLVATVGDLDSRPHMPVVITAMDIRRYVKKLIEPRLPELSVLSFQELNESVNIQPISQINL is encoded by the coding sequence ATGCTATTAATCGCAGTCGTGTTTATGATGATCTTACCAATGCCTACGGGTTTGGTTGATGTTCTTATTGCGACTAACCTAACCATAGCCGTTATATTATTGATGATGGCTATTTATATTCACACGCCTTTGGAATTTACAGTATTTCCATCACTTCTTTTGTTAACAACCTTGTTTCGACTTTCTCTTTCTATCACTACAACCAGACTAATACTACTTCAAGCTGATGCTGGTCAAATTGTATACACTTTTGGTGAGTTTGTTGTTGGCGGGAATCTGGTCGTTGGTGCGGTCATTTTTCTTATTATAACCATAGTTCAGTTCTTGGTTATCACAAAAGGTGCTGAACGTGTGGCTGAAGTCTCGGCGCGTTTCAGTTTAGATGCGATGCCAGGTAAGCAAATGAGTATCGATGGCGATATGCGTGCTGGAACTATAGATATGGAGGAGGCCCAAGAGCGTCGAAACAAGATAGAAAAGGAATCACAGCTATACGGAGCCATGGATGGGGCGATGAAATTCGTCAAAGGGGACGCGATAGCTGGGCTAATTATCATCGTAGTAAACCTTCTAGGAGGAATTGCGATTGGAATGTCACAACATGGTTTATCTGCTGGTGATGCGCTGTCTATATATGCATTACTGACCATTGGTGATGGCTTGATTTCTCAGATTCCAGCACTCTTTATTGCTATTACTTCTGGGATGATAGTGACTAGGGTCTCATCAGAGAAAAGCGCAGATTTAGGTAAGGATATAAGTACTCAAATCAAGAAGCAGCCAAATGCATTGTTAATTGGTGGTGTTATTCTACTGCTGTTTGCCTTGCTACCAGGCTTCCCTACTATTACGTTCCTTGGATTGTCTGCATTGTTGTTTTTTGCCTCATATTGGTTGAGTCGATCTGCGAAAAATACCTCTTCTAACGATGACATAGAGGAGGCTGTCACTGAAGGGGAGGGGCCTGGGACGACCAAACAAGAAGGCTTCTCCCTAACGCAGCCATTATCGCTTTCTATTAAAGAACTACCTGAAAAAGGTATTACCATTGAAAGGTTGGTTCCCGCGTTGACAGAGCTTCGTCAGAAGCTAACGACAGAGCTTGGTGTTCCTTTTCCAACTATCCACCTCTACAGCCAGCCTACAAAAGAGAATAGTGAATCACTTAATGCTCATTATCAGCTTTTTGTACACGAAGTTCCCGTACTTTCAGGGTATATAGTGCAAAACGATACACTTATTACTTCTGATGAGCAGCAGTTGAAGATGCTAGATATGTCATTTGAGAAATCTACTTTCCTCAGTAAAAGCTTGTTCTGGGCAAAGAATCAAACTGGTGAAGCTATTGAAGCGATGGGGTTGGATGTTGTAGATGAATTGGATGCTCTTGTGGCGGATCTTCATTCTTTGCTTAGTAAGCATGCACAGGAGTTTATTGGTGTTCAGGAAACTAAACAACTATTGGAACATATTGAGTCAGACTATGAGGAATTGGTCAAAGAGGTCCAGCGCCAACTTCCTGTGTTTAAATTGACGGAGATATTGCAACGATTAGTGTCTGAACAAGTCCCCATTAGGAACTTAAGAACAATTCTTGAGGCTGTGGTCGAATGGAGCCAAAAGGAAAAGTGCACGATTCAACTAGCTGAGTATGTGCGAATTTCACTCAATCGATTTATTAGTCACAAGTACAGCAATGATAGCAACATGCTTATGGCATATATGTTGACGCAGGATGCAGAAGAGGCTATTCGAAGTGCTATCCGTCAAACATCATCAGGAAGCTATTTAGCCATGGATCCTGGACAGTCTGAGTCTTTATTGGAAAATTTAGTAGCGACTGTTGGTGATTTGGATAGTAGACCTCATATGCCTGTTGTTATCACAGCGATGGATATAAGGCGCTACGTAAAAAAATTGATAGAACCGCGTCTCCCCGAACTATCGGTACTTTCATTTCAAGAACTGAACGAAAGTGTCAACATTCAGCCTATAAGTCAAATAAACCTATAA